From the genome of Chrysiogenia bacterium, one region includes:
- the ccsA gene encoding cytochrome c biogenesis protein CcsA, which translates to MEQLLYLLALHAFLVAAVLYGAFVVRAREGLLRWAGWFSLAGFALDSLGLIDAHVSGGSVLGAAGMFYSMMAWAIVGVFHVLVLRRDVRALGVVALPLAVLFNSLALLEGGESVTPTAPPIWVSVHVGMTTWGEALFALAAAAGVLYVYQDYRLRKKQIHGAQYLPDLETLDELGIRLVRYGFVLLSLGVGSGVAAAYVFDRPQMLSDPISMVFKATWGLYLALLLIRAAGRIGGRKSALLNIGGFALALLAMVGAFLMADGSIHMASHGMG; encoded by the coding sequence ATGGAACAACTCCTCTATCTTCTGGCCCTGCATGCCTTCCTCGTGGCGGCGGTTCTCTATGGCGCCTTCGTGGTGCGCGCGCGCGAGGGGCTGCTGCGCTGGGCCGGGTGGTTCTCGCTGGCCGGGTTTGCCCTGGACAGTCTGGGGCTCATCGACGCCCACGTGAGCGGGGGCAGCGTGCTGGGCGCCGCCGGGATGTTCTATTCGATGATGGCGTGGGCGATCGTAGGCGTCTTCCACGTGCTGGTGCTCCGCCGCGACGTGCGTGCACTCGGCGTCGTCGCCCTGCCGCTGGCGGTGCTCTTCAACTCACTGGCTCTTCTCGAGGGCGGCGAGTCGGTCACCCCCACCGCGCCGCCCATCTGGGTGAGTGTGCACGTGGGCATGACCACCTGGGGCGAGGCGCTCTTCGCGCTGGCCGCAGCGGCGGGCGTGCTCTACGTCTACCAGGACTACCGGCTTCGCAAGAAACAGATCCACGGCGCGCAGTATCTGCCCGATCTTGAAACGCTCGACGAGCTGGGCATTCGCCTCGTTCGCTACGGCTTTGTGCTGCTGAGCCTTGGCGTGGGAAGCGGTGTTGCCGCGGCCTATGTCTTCGATCGTCCGCAGATGCTTTCGGATCCGATTTCCATGGTGTTCAAGGCGACGTGGGGGCTCTACCTCGCGCTGCTGCTCATCCGCGCTGCCGGCCGCATTGGCGGTCGAAAGAGCGCGCTTCTCAATATCGGCGGCTTTGCCCTGGCCCTGCTGGCCATGGTGGGCGCCTTCCTGATGGCCGATGGTTCGATCCATATGGCCAGCCACGGCATGGGATAA